From one Formosa sediminum genomic stretch:
- a CDS encoding acylase: MYRHLFIVFLITLIGCKKVEKTLTAEEMRWQHHTKNIEIIRDDYGVPHIYGQTDADAVFGLLYAQCEDDFNRVERNYIWAIGRLAEVEGEQALYSDLRANLYMTKDEAIANYNNSPIWLQKLCIAFADGINYYLKTHPDVQPKLLTHFEPWMPMYFSEGSIGGDIERISTKKIKSFYAPDSDDKLAVNEGLIRLKDDEPRGSNGFAISGSKTKSGNAMLLINPHTSFFFRGEVHVVSEEGLNAYGAVTWGQFFVYQGFNEKTGWMHTSTGTDIIDEFEETIVKDGTKTSYQYGENLRSVDSLKVTLNYKLADGNTTDKTFTIYRTHHGPITHANADKWVATALMWSPIKALEQSFTRTKKSNHEGFYNMMKMRTNSSNNTVYADADGTIAYYHGNFIPKRNEKFDYTKAVDGSNPETDWKGIHDLEDNIFVLNPPNGWIQNCNSTPFTSAAEYSPKPEAYPKYMTSFPENFRGIHAIPLLTEAKELTLDGLINLTYDSYLPGAELLINGLLEAAKQAAPENQDTKDALELLTQWDFRVSTESVQMTLAQFYLNAYLASDIIKQNRLKRMDAFNYMSNEAPVSERIKIFELALEELKLDFGTWKTPWGEFNRYQRNDGAIVQKFDDKKPSIPVGMASGTWGALASFGTKFGADTKRQYGTSGNSFVAVVEFGTKVKAKSLLAGGQSSNPKSSHFSDQSQRYADAKFKDVAFYRSDVEKRAETIYHPGDQH; the protein is encoded by the coding sequence ATGTATCGACACCTTTTTATTGTTTTTCTTATAACTTTAATAGGCTGTAAGAAAGTTGAAAAAACACTCACAGCAGAAGAAATGCGTTGGCAACATCATACCAAGAATATAGAAATTATAAGAGATGATTACGGTGTGCCTCATATTTACGGGCAAACAGATGCAGATGCTGTGTTTGGTCTATTATATGCCCAATGTGAAGACGATTTTAATCGTGTAGAGCGGAATTATATTTGGGCTATAGGCAGACTTGCAGAAGTTGAAGGGGAACAAGCGCTTTATAGTGATTTGCGAGCTAATTTATACATGACCAAAGACGAGGCTATTGCAAACTATAATAATAGTCCGATATGGTTACAAAAATTATGTATTGCTTTTGCAGATGGTATAAATTACTATCTAAAAACGCATCCAGATGTACAACCTAAACTATTAACTCATTTTGAACCTTGGATGCCCATGTATTTTAGTGAAGGCTCTATTGGTGGAGATATAGAACGAATTTCTACTAAAAAAATAAAGTCTTTTTACGCGCCTGATTCAGACGATAAATTAGCCGTAAACGAAGGATTAATCAGACTTAAAGACGATGAACCTCGAGGTTCTAATGGCTTTGCTATTTCTGGTAGTAAAACAAAATCAGGAAATGCCATGCTACTCATTAATCCGCATACATCGTTTTTTTTCCGTGGCGAAGTACATGTAGTAAGTGAAGAAGGTTTAAATGCTTATGGCGCGGTAACCTGGGGACAGTTTTTTGTATACCAAGGATTTAACGAAAAAACAGGTTGGATGCATACTTCTACAGGAACAGACATTATTGATGAATTTGAAGAAACTATAGTTAAGGATGGTACTAAAACGTCCTATCAATACGGTGAAAATTTGCGTTCAGTAGATTCTTTAAAAGTTACACTAAATTACAAATTGGCTGATGGAAATACCACTGATAAAACCTTTACAATATATAGAACACATCACGGACCTATAACTCATGCAAATGCTGATAAGTGGGTAGCTACAGCATTAATGTGGAGTCCTATAAAAGCATTAGAACAATCTTTTACACGAACAAAAAAATCTAATCACGAAGGGTTTTATAATATGATGAAAATGCGAACTAATTCATCTAACAATACGGTATATGCAGACGCCGATGGAACCATTGCGTATTATCACGGTAACTTTATACCGAAACGAAATGAAAAATTTGATTACACAAAAGCTGTAGACGGTAGTAACCCGGAGACAGATTGGAAGGGAATTCATGATTTGGAAGACAATATTTTTGTTTTAAATCCACCTAATGGTTGGATACAAAACTGTAACTCTACGCCTTTTACAAGTGCCGCAGAATATAGTCCAAAACCAGAAGCATACCCAAAATACATGACCTCTTTTCCAGAGAATTTTAGAGGCATACATGCTATTCCGTTACTTACAGAAGCGAAAGAGTTAACTTTAGATGGATTAATTAATTTAACCTACGACTCCTATTTACCAGGCGCAGAACTTCTAATTAATGGTTTACTTGAAGCTGCAAAACAAGCAGCACCTGAAAATCAAGATACAAAAGATGCTCTAGAACTTTTAACACAATGGGACTTTAGAGTTTCAACCGAATCGGTACAAATGACTCTAGCACAATTTTATTTGAATGCTTATTTAGCATCTGATATTATAAAACAAAATCGTTTAAAACGAATGGATGCCTTTAATTATATGAGTAATGAAGCACCAGTAAGCGAACGTATTAAAATATTTGAGCTGGCTTTAGAAGAATTAAAATTAGATTTTGGTACTTGGAAAACACCTTGGGGAGAATTTAATAGATACCAAAGAAATGACGGAGCTATCGTACAAAAATTTGATGATAAAAAGCCTAGTATTCCTGTAGGTATGGCCTCGGGAACCTGGGGCGCTCTAGCTTCTTTTGGTACTAAATTTGGAGCAGATACCAAACGCCAATATGGTACATCTGGAAATAGTTTTGTAGCTGTTGTAGAGTTTGGAACTAAAGTAAAAGCAAAAAGTTTATTAGCAGGTGGACAAAGTAGTAATCCAAAATCATCACATTTTAGTGACCAATCGCAACGCTATGCTGATGCAAAATTTAAGGATGTAGCTTTTTATAGGAGTGATGTTGAAAAACGAGCTGAAACTATTTATCATCCAGGTGATCAACATTAA
- a CDS encoding 1-phosphofructokinase family hexose kinase yields MKVITLTINPALDKSAKVDDITPFDKLECYDITYHPGGGGVNISRVLHRLGIESDCLFPFGGKTGEHLVELLKEQHVNVISTPISNLTRENFAVFNTKTKLQYRFGMPTSPFSETELEPIEQLINKHLSAGDIFVISGSLPVGLPTHYYSKLIQNLKAQEVKVIVDTSGPVFHEVLKNQLFLIKPNQKELARLAGKESLTKSEREAFALKMVADQIAQYVVVSLGKDGAFIAHNHGIEYVAAPVISVNSTIGAGDSMVAGLIYAITQEKTPKNMLRWGVACGVAATLSEGSDLAHKENIDKILKLI; encoded by the coding sequence ATGAAAGTTATAACACTTACCATAAATCCGGCCTTAGATAAAAGTGCAAAAGTAGATGATATTACACCATTCGATAAATTAGAATGTTACGACATTACCTATCATCCTGGTGGTGGAGGTGTTAATATTTCTAGAGTATTGCATCGTTTAGGTATAGAAAGTGACTGTTTATTTCCTTTTGGAGGTAAAACCGGAGAACATTTAGTCGAGCTGCTTAAAGAACAACATGTTAATGTGATAAGCACTCCAATTTCAAATTTAACTAGAGAAAATTTCGCAGTATTTAATACCAAAACTAAACTGCAATATCGGTTTGGAATGCCTACAAGTCCGTTTTCAGAAACAGAATTAGAACCCATAGAACAATTAATAAATAAACACTTATCAGCAGGAGATATATTTGTAATAAGTGGGAGTTTACCTGTAGGTTTACCAACGCATTATTACTCAAAATTAATTCAAAATTTAAAAGCACAAGAAGTTAAAGTTATTGTAGATACTTCTGGACCGGTTTTTCATGAAGTTTTAAAAAATCAATTGTTTTTAATTAAACCTAACCAAAAAGAATTGGCACGTTTAGCCGGTAAAGAAAGTTTAACTAAGTCTGAACGCGAAGCATTTGCTTTAAAAATGGTAGCAGACCAGATTGCACAGTATGTTGTAGTCTCATTAGGTAAAGATGGCGCATTTATAGCTCATAATCATGGTATAGAATATGTTGCAGCTCCAGTAATTTCTGTAAATAGTACCATAGGAGCAGGAGATAGTATGGTAGCAGGCCTAATATATGCTATTACTCAAGAAAAAACGCCTAAAAATATGCTGCGTTGGGGTGTTGCATGTGGTGTAGCCGCCACTTTAAGTGAAGGATCCGATCTTGCACACAAAGAAAATATAGATAAAATTTTAAAACTTATTTAA
- a CDS encoding antibiotic biosynthesis monooxygenase family protein, protein MILEVAILNIKAGQQERFENDFRLAGQYISAIEGYVNHTLKKCIETDYKYILLVNWETVAHHNIGFRTAPEYLKWKALLHHYYSPFPTVEHYETLI, encoded by the coding sequence ATGATTTTAGAAGTAGCTATTTTAAATATAAAAGCAGGACAGCAGGAGCGGTTTGAAAACGATTTTCGCTTAGCAGGTCAATACATAAGTGCTATAGAAGGCTATGTAAACCATACTTTAAAAAAATGTATAGAAACAGATTATAAATATATTTTACTAGTAAATTGGGAAACTGTAGCGCATCATAATATTGGGTTTAGAACAGCTCCAGAATATTTAAAATGGAAAGCATTACTACACCATTATTATAGCCCATTTCCAACAGTAGAGCATTACGAAACATTAATTTAA
- a CDS encoding retropepsin-like aspartic protease, with product MKNLPYYLIFLVTQIYAQKIDLNIGEIPADDYFETIDFEFETEKIIVPVEIEGVTYKFILDTGAPNIITKDISNVIAPKFLNTIPITDASGIKENLDVVSVNQLKFGDLVFENTATLVFDKKQNPIFECFGVDGFIGSNMLRKSIIQIDVDQKKIYLTNNKKLLQLDRKNASKMKLVGVQSSPYIWVKLKGEASGREQVLVDTGANGLYDLSKTHFKIFSKDPIFNALGESEGASSISLFGDVPVKKHYRLHLPTLEINNIALNNIITTTTNDRNSRIGSELLKHGIVTLDFIHKKFYFNAKSNKINVEVPEFNFSKTLKDHKLIVGFVWDKELQNILHYGDEILQINGNDIVLCDLINKDSETDSQQKVNLKIKSVNGNIFNITVEKQLLTKSKLLTLATP from the coding sequence ATGAAAAACCTACCTTATTATTTGATTTTTTTAGTGACTCAAATTTACGCTCAAAAAATTGACCTAAATATTGGAGAAATTCCGGCCGATGACTATTTTGAAACTATAGATTTTGAATTTGAAACGGAAAAAATTATTGTTCCTGTAGAAATAGAAGGTGTTACCTATAAATTTATTCTTGATACAGGTGCACCAAATATAATTACTAAAGACATTAGTAATGTAATTGCTCCTAAATTTTTAAATACAATTCCTATAACCGATGCTAGTGGTATAAAAGAAAATTTAGATGTTGTCTCTGTGAATCAATTAAAATTTGGGGATCTGGTTTTTGAAAATACAGCCACTTTAGTATTCGATAAAAAACAAAATCCAATTTTTGAGTGTTTTGGAGTCGATGGTTTTATTGGTAGTAATATGTTAAGAAAATCAATTATACAAATTGATGTAGATCAAAAAAAAATATACCTCACAAATAATAAAAAGTTATTACAATTAGACAGGAAAAACGCCAGTAAAATGAAACTAGTTGGCGTGCAAAGTAGTCCCTATATTTGGGTTAAATTAAAAGGTGAGGCGAGTGGTAGAGAACAAGTTTTAGTAGATACAGGAGCCAATGGTTTGTATGATTTATCTAAAACACATTTTAAAATTTTTTCAAAAGACCCAATTTTCAATGCTCTTGGGGAAAGTGAAGGAGCATCATCAATAAGTCTGTTTGGAGATGTTCCTGTTAAAAAACATTATAGATTACATTTGCCTACGCTAGAAATAAATAATATAGCGCTTAATAATATTATAACCACAACAACTAACGATCGTAATTCTAGGATAGGTTCAGAACTATTAAAACATGGTATTGTAACTTTAGATTTTATACATAAAAAGTTTTATTTTAACGCAAAATCAAATAAGATTAATGTAGAAGTTCCAGAATTTAATTTTAGTAAAACACTTAAAGATCATAAGTTAATTGTTGGGTTTGTTTGGGATAAAGAGCTTCAAAATATTTTACATTACGGCGATGAAATTTTACAAATAAATGGTAATGATATAGTGCTCTGCGATTTAATTAACAAAGATTCAGAAACTGATAGCCAACAAAAAGTTAACCTAAAAATTAAATCTGTTAATGGTAATATATTTAATATTACAGTAGAGAAACAATTACTAACCAAGAGTAAATTATTAACCTTAGCTACTCCCTAA
- a CDS encoding class I SAM-dependent methyltransferase, with protein sequence MKQKTKKPWPTKAAMEQVYDMKLWGDNHTKFYSGEGSHHPDLVWPYLENIKTFLNHFSSPIVVCDLGCGDFNIGRHLVKHSKKYIAVDIVPSLIAYNINTFNYENLEFKCLDIAKDALPSGDCAILRQVLQHLSNTEIQCILNKLTAFKYVIITEHIPEGDFIPNLDIISGQGIRLKKGSGVNILEAPFNFKVKKVTELLSVTSKQFQGKIVTTCYMI encoded by the coding sequence ATGAAGCAAAAAACAAAAAAACCTTGGCCTACTAAAGCTGCAATGGAACAGGTTTATGACATGAAACTTTGGGGAGATAATCACACTAAATTTTATTCCGGAGAGGGCTCGCACCATCCAGACCTTGTTTGGCCTTATTTAGAAAATATAAAAACGTTTTTAAACCATTTTTCTTCTCCTATAGTAGTTTGCGATTTAGGTTGTGGCGATTTTAATATTGGAAGACATTTAGTAAAACACAGCAAAAAATATATTGCTGTAGATATAGTGCCCAGTTTAATTGCCTACAATATAAACACATTTAATTATGAAAATTTAGAATTTAAATGTTTAGATATTGCTAAAGATGCTTTACCCTCTGGAGATTGTGCGATATTAAGACAAGTATTACAGCATTTATCTAATACGGAAATACAATGTATTTTAAATAAACTTACAGCATTTAAATATGTAATTATAACAGAACATATTCCTGAAGGTGATTTTATTCCTAATTTAGATATTATTTCTGGGCAAGGTATTAGGTTAAAAAAAGGTAGTGGTGTAAATATTTTAGAAGCTCCGTTTAATTTTAAGGTTAAAAAAGTAACAGAACTACTCAGTGTAACCTCAAAACAATTTCAAGGCAAAATTGTAACAACTTGCTATATGATTTAA
- a CDS encoding YoaK family protein: protein MFRHQGKSRTLKHNLRIATILSFVAGVVNVSGYLAFKQLTTNVTGHFALFIKDVEHLEFWRGTIYFIYIFSFLCGSFISSVLIENFKANKQLNVFVWPTLLECLILISIGALSNFVTFTSPNIIVCLLLLAMGIQNSFVTKISNAVVRTTHLTGLFTDLGIDLSQLFFPKLHHNREKLKSNIKLRIFIILFFFSGGLIGGFMYSELQFKLNTLLIAAIILIVSLFFDDFRFKIIKTKRKYTRRTIVKPNLNL, encoded by the coding sequence ATGTTTAGACATCAAGGTAAGAGCCGGACATTAAAGCATAATCTACGTATTGCAACGATATTGTCTTTTGTTGCAGGAGTCGTAAACGTTTCAGGATATTTAGCCTTTAAACAATTAACAACTAATGTAACAGGCCATTTTGCATTATTTATTAAAGATGTAGAGCATTTAGAGTTTTGGAGAGGGACTATATATTTTATTTATATATTTTCTTTTCTGTGTGGTTCGTTTATATCTAGTGTGTTAATAGAAAATTTTAAAGCCAACAAACAACTTAATGTTTTTGTATGGCCTACACTTTTAGAATGTTTAATTTTAATTTCAATTGGAGCATTAAGTAATTTTGTAACGTTTACATCACCCAATATTATTGTGTGTTTATTGCTTTTAGCTATGGGAATTCAAAATTCTTTTGTAACTAAAATTTCTAATGCAGTAGTAAGAACAACGCATTTAACAGGCCTTTTTACAGATTTAGGTATAGATCTATCTCAATTATTTTTCCCGAAGCTACATCATAATAGAGAAAAATTAAAATCGAATATTAAATTGCGAATATTTATTATTTTATTCTTTTTCTCAGGCGGTTTAATAGGTGGCTTTATGTATTCAGAACTTCAATTTAAATTAAATACATTACTTATAGCTGCAATTATATTAATTGTCAGTTTGTTTTTTGACGATTTTAGGTTTAAAATCATAAAAACTAAACGTAAATATACCCGAAGAACTATCGTTAAACCAAATTTAAATTTATAG
- a CDS encoding methylglyoxal synthase, with translation MEIAIIAHDGKKAEMVQFLNEHREVLDQKQIALISTGTTGTKVEKAGFKVTPYLSGPLGGDAQIAARVAEGLCNMVLFFRDPLEKHPHEPDIFMLMRICDVHDVPLATNPATASLLMKGL, from the coding sequence ATGGAGATAGCAATTATAGCTCACGATGGTAAAAAAGCTGAAATGGTTCAGTTTTTAAATGAACATCGTGAAGTATTAGATCAAAAACAAATAGCATTAATTTCTACAGGAACTACAGGAACTAAAGTAGAAAAAGCTGGGTTTAAGGTTACACCTTATTTATCTGGTCCTCTAGGTGGAGATGCTCAAATAGCTGCACGTGTAGCCGAAGGTTTATGTAATATGGTACTTTTTTTTAGAGATCCACTAGAAAAGCACCCTCATGAACCAGATATTTTTATGCTTATGCGTATTTGCGATGTACACGATGTACCTTTAGCAACTAATCCTGCTACAGCAAGTTTACTTATGAAAGGCTTATAA
- a CDS encoding N-acetylglucosamine kinase: MILIVDSGSTKSDWMAVDKNGKQLLEKIRTSGLNPAILSEKKLKKIIKGSEVLKEYKKDVTHVFFYGAGCGTEKPKAQLKLILEEFFSNAEVTVDEDTMAAVCSTINTPTEAAVVCILGTGSNCSYFDGTQLHQRVKSLGWSLMDDASGNYFGKQLIRDYYFNKMPETIRVAMADKYNLEADYIKYNIYKQPNPNAFLASFAEFMFLNKDSEYIQNLIKEGIRLFAKNQILQFKEEIKTVPVHFAGSIAYFAKDEILAVAEELNFKVGNFVRRPIEGLAKFHTDNIE, translated from the coding sequence ATGATTTTAATAGTTGATAGTGGTTCTACAAAATCCGACTGGATGGCTGTAGATAAAAATGGGAAACAACTTCTCGAAAAAATTAGAACAAGCGGACTTAATCCAGCAATTCTTTCTGAAAAGAAATTAAAAAAAATTATAAAAGGAAGTGAAGTCTTAAAAGAATATAAAAAAGATGTTACTCATGTCTTTTTTTATGGAGCAGGTTGTGGAACAGAAAAACCAAAAGCACAATTAAAACTTATTTTAGAAGAGTTTTTTTCTAATGCAGAGGTCACTGTAGATGAAGACACTATGGCAGCTGTATGTTCAACAATAAATACACCTACAGAAGCTGCTGTAGTTTGTATTTTAGGAACAGGATCTAATTGTAGTTATTTTGATGGTACACAATTACATCAACGTGTAAAATCGCTTGGATGGAGCCTTATGGATGATGCTAGTGGAAATTACTTCGGAAAACAATTAATACGTGATTATTATTTTAATAAAATGCCAGAAACGATTCGCGTGGCCATGGCAGATAAATATAATTTAGAGGCCGATTATATTAAATACAATATTTATAAACAACCTAATCCAAATGCCTTTTTAGCATCTTTTGCAGAATTTATGTTTTTAAATAAAGATTCTGAGTACATTCAAAATTTAATTAAAGAAGGTATAAGATTATTTGCTAAGAATCAAATATTACAATTTAAAGAAGAAATCAAAACAGTACCGGTTCATTTTGCTGGATCTATAGCTTACTTTGCTAAAGACGAAATATTAGCAGTTGCAGAAGAATTAAACTTTAAAGTGGGTAATTTTGTAAGACGCCCTATTGAAGGTTTAGCAAAATTTCATACAGATAATATAGAATAA
- the gap gene encoding type I glyceraldehyde-3-phosphate dehydrogenase: MSKLKIGINGFGRIGRIAFRVAVARPDIQIVGINDLLDVEHLAYLLKYDSVHGQFDGTISTEEGKLIVNGNAIRITAERNPEDLKWDEVGAEVVLDCTGIFTTLEKAQAHITAGAKKVAISAPSADAPMFVMGVNHTKVTAEDTIVSNASCTTNCLAPLAKVINDKFGIAEGLMTTVHAATATQSTVDGVSKKDYRLGRASLNNIVPASTGAAKAVGKVIPELNGKLTGMAFRVPTVDVSVVDLTCRLEKPAAWADIKAALKEASEGELNGILGYTEEGVVSQDFVSEPKTSTFDANASMALNDGFIKLVSWYDNEFGYSTKLVDLAQHIASVK; this comes from the coding sequence ATGTCAAAATTAAAAATTGGAATTAACGGATTTGGTAGAATTGGTAGAATTGCGTTTAGAGTAGCAGTCGCTAGACCAGATATTCAAATAGTAGGTATTAATGATTTATTAGATGTAGAGCATTTAGCTTACTTACTTAAATATGACTCTGTACACGGACAGTTTGATGGAACAATTTCAACAGAAGAAGGAAAATTAATAGTAAATGGAAATGCTATTAGAATTACTGCTGAACGTAATCCAGAAGATTTAAAATGGGATGAAGTAGGAGCAGAAGTTGTTTTAGACTGTACAGGTATCTTTACAACTTTAGAAAAAGCACAAGCACACATTACTGCAGGAGCTAAGAAAGTTGCAATATCTGCACCATCTGCAGATGCACCAATGTTTGTTATGGGTGTAAACCATACAAAAGTTACTGCAGAAGATACTATTGTATCTAACGCGTCTTGTACAACTAACTGTTTAGCACCTTTAGCAAAAGTAATTAACGATAAATTTGGTATTGCAGAAGGATTAATGACAACTGTACATGCTGCAACAGCTACACAATCTACTGTAGATGGTGTATCTAAAAAAGATTACAGATTAGGTCGTGCGTCTTTAAACAATATCGTACCAGCATCTACTGGAGCAGCTAAAGCTGTAGGAAAAGTAATTCCAGAATTAAACGGAAAATTAACAGGTATGGCATTTAGAGTACCAACTGTAGATGTATCTGTAGTAGATTTAACGTGTCGTTTAGAAAAGCCAGCAGCTTGGGCAGATATTAAAGCAGCTTTAAAAGAAGCTTCTGAAGGTGAATTAAATGGTATTTTAGGTTATACTGAAGAAGGTGTAGTATCTCAAGATTTCGTTTCTGAACCAAAAACAAGTACATTTGATGCTAACGCTAGTATGGCTTTAAATGACGGATTTATTAAATTAGTGTCTTGGTATGACAACGAATTTGGTTACTCAACTAAATTAGTAGATTTAGCTCAACATATCGCATCTGTAAAATAA
- the pfkA gene encoding 6-phosphofructokinase has translation MSKTIKKIGVLTSGGDAPGMNAAIRSVVRTCAYHEIECVGIYRGYQGMIEGDFETMDARSVKGIINKGGTILKSARSKEFMTEAGRKKAYANLQKENIDAIVVIGGDGSFTGAMVFNQEFDIPVMGIPGTIDNDIYGTTHTLGYDTALNTVVEVIDKIRDTASSHDRLFFIEVMGRDVGHIALNVGVAGGAEEVLIPEENLGLDRLLESLHRSKASGKSSSIVVVAEGDKIGKNVFELKDYVDEHMSEYEVRVSVLGHMQRGGSPSCFDRVLASRMGVKAVESLLEGKSTFMVGLLNDIMDLTPLDQAIKGQSKINLELLRVSDIMTT, from the coding sequence ATGTCAAAAACCATTAAAAAAATAGGTGTTTTAACATCAGGAGGAGATGCTCCTGGAATGAATGCCGCTATTCGTTCTGTGGTAAGAACATGTGCCTATCACGAAATAGAATGTGTTGGTATCTATCGTGGATATCAAGGGATGATTGAAGGCGATTTTGAGACCATGGACGCACGTAGTGTTAAAGGAATTATAAATAAAGGTGGTACCATTTTAAAATCGGCTCGGTCTAAAGAATTTATGACTGAAGCGGGACGTAAGAAAGCTTACGCTAATCTTCAAAAAGAAAATATAGATGCTATCGTAGTAATTGGTGGAGACGGTAGTTTTACAGGTGCAATGGTGTTTAACCAAGAATTTGATATCCCTGTAATGGGGATACCTGGAACTATAGATAATGATATTTACGGAACCACACATACTTTAGGTTACGATACGGCCTTAAATACAGTTGTAGAAGTTATCGACAAAATTAGAGATACCGCCAGTTCTCACGACCGATTATTCTTTATAGAGGTTATGGGGCGTGACGTAGGGCACATCGCATTAAATGTAGGTGTTGCCGGTGGTGCAGAAGAGGTGTTAATACCAGAAGAAAATTTAGGATTAGATCGATTACTAGAATCTTTACATAGAAGTAAAGCTTCTGGGAAATCGTCGAGTATAGTAGTCGTTGCAGAAGGCGATAAAATTGGTAAAAACGTATTTGAATTAAAGGACTATGTAGATGAGCATATGTCGGAATATGAAGTACGTGTATCAGTATTAGGGCATATGCAACGTGGTGGTTCACCATCGTGCTTCGACCGAGTTTTGGCTAGCCGTATGGGAGTAAAAGCAGTAGAAAGCTTGTTAGAAGGAAAATCAACTTTTATGGTTGGATTGTTAAACGATATTATGGATTTAACACCTTTAGATCAAGCCATAAAAGGACAATCAAAAATTAACTTAGAATTATTACGTGTGTCAGATATCATGACCACTTAA